In Janibacter alkaliphilus, the following proteins share a genomic window:
- a CDS encoding methyltransferase domain-containing protein — MATYTHGHHESVLRSHRWRTAENSAGYLLAHLSPGDRLLDVGCGPATLTADLAELVAPGRVTALEQTDEAVEIARAELLARDVDADVVVGDVHALELADDGYDVTHAHQVLQHVADPVLALREMARVTRPGGLVAVRDSDYAAFAWYPRLPGLDRWLEVYQAVARHHGGEPDAGRRLHVWAREAGLTDVTASADTWCFVDPADRAWWGGMWAERVLPSRLAETARAIGAATSGELEEISQTWRAWAGHPDGWFLVPHGQVLARV; from the coding sequence ATGGCGACCTACACCCACGGCCACCACGAGAGCGTGCTGCGCTCGCACCGGTGGCGCACCGCCGAGAACTCGGCCGGCTACCTGCTGGCGCACCTGTCCCCCGGCGACAGGCTGCTCGACGTCGGGTGCGGCCCGGCCACCCTCACCGCCGACCTCGCCGAGCTCGTCGCCCCCGGACGGGTCACCGCGCTGGAGCAGACCGACGAGGCGGTGGAGATCGCCCGGGCCGAGCTGCTCGCCCGTGACGTCGACGCGGACGTCGTCGTGGGCGACGTGCACGCGCTCGAGCTCGCCGACGACGGCTACGACGTCACCCACGCCCACCAGGTCCTGCAGCACGTCGCCGACCCGGTCCTGGCGCTGCGGGAGATGGCCCGGGTGACCCGGCCCGGCGGGCTGGTCGCGGTCCGGGACAGCGACTACGCCGCCTTCGCCTGGTACCCGCGCCTGCCGGGGCTGGACCGGTGGCTCGAGGTCTACCAGGCCGTCGCGCGCCACCACGGCGGCGAGCCGGACGCCGGGCGCCGGCTGCACGTGTGGGCCCGCGAGGCCGGGCTGACCGACGTCACGGCCAGCGCAGACACGTGGTGCTTCGTCGACCCGGCCGACCGTGCCTGGTGGGGCGGGATGTGGGCCGAGCGCGTCCTCCCCTCGCGTCTGGCCGAGACGGCCCGCGCGATCGGGGCGGCCACGAGCGGCGAGCTCGAGGAGATCTCGCAGACCTGGCGGGCCTGGGCGGGTCATCCCGACGGGTGGTTCCTCGTCCCGCACGGCCAGGTGCTGGCCCGCGTCTGA
- a CDS encoding co-chaperone YbbN → MSQQPSPALRGAVDLTGLGQQPQPGSAPSAGGGQPGASVLVEATDATFEQIVARSTTVPAVGVVWSSQHPESKQLLDETVAVAQGLEGRLQVVGMDVATNPGLMQALQPQQVPMAIGLLGGQAVHLLTGMPERQQLTEVLDQLLAAAVQNGITGRVQVSAEDASEATDGGADELPPLHQEAFDAIERDDLDAAASAYERALAENPKDAEASAGLAQVGLMRRTQGVDLDAARRAAADDPTDIDAALVVADLDVLGGHVEDGFTRLIDLVRTTAGDDRERVRTHLVGLFDVVGNHDERVRKGRTALMSALF, encoded by the coding sequence ATGAGTCAGCAGCCCAGCCCTGCCCTTCGTGGTGCCGTCGACCTCACCGGCCTCGGTCAGCAGCCGCAGCCCGGATCCGCTCCCTCCGCGGGCGGCGGCCAGCCCGGAGCCTCGGTGCTCGTCGAGGCCACCGACGCCACCTTCGAGCAGATCGTTGCCCGCAGCACCACGGTGCCGGCGGTCGGGGTGGTCTGGTCCTCGCAGCACCCGGAGAGCAAGCAGCTGCTGGACGAGACCGTCGCCGTCGCCCAGGGTCTCGAAGGGCGCCTGCAGGTCGTGGGGATGGACGTGGCCACCAACCCCGGGCTGATGCAGGCGCTGCAGCCGCAGCAGGTCCCGATGGCGATCGGTCTGCTCGGCGGCCAGGCGGTGCACCTGCTCACCGGCATGCCCGAGCGTCAGCAGCTCACCGAGGTCCTCGACCAGCTGCTCGCGGCGGCCGTGCAGAACGGCATCACCGGCCGGGTGCAGGTCTCCGCCGAGGACGCGAGCGAGGCGACCGACGGGGGCGCGGACGAGCTGCCGCCGCTGCACCAGGAGGCCTTCGACGCCATCGAGCGGGACGACCTCGACGCCGCTGCCTCCGCCTACGAGCGGGCGCTCGCGGAGAACCCCAAGGACGCCGAGGCCTCCGCCGGCCTGGCCCAGGTCGGCCTGATGCGCCGCACCCAGGGCGTCGACCTCGACGCGGCCCGCCGCGCCGCCGCCGACGACCCCACCGACATCGACGCAGCGCTCGTCGTCGCCGATCTCGACGTGCTCGGCGGTCACGTCGAGGACGGCTTCACCCGGCTGATCGACCTCGTGCGCACCACCGCCGGGGACGACCGGGAGCGGGTGCGCACCCACCTCGTCGGCCTCTTCGACGTCGTCGGCAACCACGACGAGCGGGTCCGCAAGGGGCGCACCGCGCTGATGAGCGCCCTCTTCTGA
- a CDS encoding PQQ-dependent sugar dehydrogenase: MAALAVLMSLALAWPQTAQARGSAPTAAAPAAPAAPAAPAAPAAPAAPAAAADTFAPGFSTSVLWDAQTPVVDALGRPVQGLRPRAGGAQGPGEIEFGAHGDAVVSEKAGRLLYFAGPDADSGVLLTDRSGRGLDQDTLAVRDTGMGGIALDPMWPRRPYLYVLYTSNLKHPSQGPGRWSEAECWDGQSCVVNGRLERLTIRTRTAGGQQVRYIAHRRTLIRDQWCQVANTHSVGDLTFGRDGALYASAGDGTPNGPVSTLQQQSCGFAPDEHPRLATLDVLDPGAAPVSLNGKILRLNPSTGSAALGNPEGGSSDPNRARVVASGLRNPYRMAFRPGSSTLAVTVVGEGRHEAVYELPDPRAGAVTNNAGWPCVEVSEPFQGGPPCAGLSIAEGTVTAPAATWVHGQPLADEPCDPGGPNAAMGVAYGGLWAPSRIRSALFFGDYGRGCLWMRPDGGSPRFVAQLPRHSVRDLTTGPGGMIYLPDYQAGAVRRLEVDGSAAVSSRASAPGSTQTARPPAPRASTAGRARGAPRR, encoded by the coding sequence GTGGCCGCGCTCGCCGTGCTGATGAGCCTGGCGCTCGCCTGGCCGCAGACCGCCCAGGCACGAGGGTCCGCGCCGACTGCGGCAGCCCCCGCCGCGCCGGCAGCACCCGCCGCCCCAGCAGCACCCGCCGCGCCGGCCGCACCAGCAGCAGCCGCCGACACCTTCGCCCCCGGCTTCTCTACCAGCGTCCTCTGGGACGCCCAGACCCCCGTGGTGGACGCGCTCGGTCGCCCCGTCCAGGGGCTGCGCCCCCGGGCCGGCGGCGCCCAGGGCCCCGGCGAGATCGAGTTCGGCGCGCACGGCGACGCCGTCGTCTCGGAGAAGGCCGGCCGGCTGCTCTACTTCGCCGGCCCGGACGCCGACTCCGGCGTGCTGCTCACCGACCGCTCCGGCCGCGGCCTCGACCAGGACACCCTGGCCGTGCGCGACACCGGCATGGGCGGGATCGCGCTCGACCCGATGTGGCCGCGGCGCCCCTACCTCTACGTGCTCTACACCTCCAACCTCAAGCACCCCTCGCAGGGCCCCGGCCGCTGGAGCGAGGCGGAGTGCTGGGACGGGCAGAGCTGCGTCGTCAACGGTCGCCTGGAGCGCCTGACCATCCGCACGCGCACCGCCGGAGGGCAGCAGGTGCGCTACATCGCCCACCGGCGCACCCTCATCCGGGACCAGTGGTGCCAGGTGGCCAACACGCACAGCGTCGGGGACCTCACCTTCGGCCGGGACGGGGCGCTCTACGCCTCCGCCGGCGACGGCACCCCCAACGGTCCGGTGAGCACCCTGCAGCAGCAGTCCTGCGGCTTCGCCCCCGACGAGCACCCCCGGCTGGCCACCCTCGACGTGCTCGACCCGGGCGCCGCGCCGGTCTCCCTCAACGGCAAGATCCTCCGGCTCAACCCCAGCACCGGGTCGGCGGCGCTGGGCAACCCCGAGGGCGGGTCGAGCGACCCCAACCGCGCCCGGGTCGTCGCCTCCGGGCTGCGCAACCCCTACCGGATGGCCTTCCGGCCGGGCAGCTCCACGCTGGCGGTCACGGTGGTCGGCGAAGGGCGCCACGAGGCGGTCTACGAGCTGCCCGACCCACGGGCCGGGGCCGTGACGAACAACGCCGGCTGGCCCTGCGTCGAGGTCAGCGAGCCCTTCCAGGGCGGGCCGCCGTGCGCCGGCCTGTCCATCGCCGAAGGGACGGTCACCGCGCCCGCCGCGACCTGGGTGCACGGCCAGCCGCTGGCCGACGAGCCCTGCGACCCGGGCGGGCCGAACGCGGCCATGGGCGTCGCCTACGGCGGGCTGTGGGCACCCTCTCGGATCCGCTCCGCGCTCTTCTTCGGCGACTACGGCCGCGGCTGCCTGTGGATGCGACCGGACGGCGGCAGCCCGCGCTTCGTCGCCCAGCTGCCGCGGCACAGCGTCCGCGACCTGACCACCGGGCCCGGCGGGATGATCTACCTGCCCGACTACCAGGCCGGGGCGGTGCGCCGCCTCGAGGTCGACGGCAGCGCCGCGGTCAGCTCGCGCGCCTCGGCACCAGGTAGCACGCAGACAGCCCGGCCACCCGCACCTCGAGCGAGTACGGCTGGCCGTGCCAGGGGCGCTCCTCGGCGGTGA